One region of Salvia miltiorrhiza cultivar Shanhuang (shh) chromosome 3, IMPLAD_Smil_shh, whole genome shotgun sequence genomic DNA includes:
- the LOC131014478 gene encoding receptor-like serine/threonine-protein kinase At4g25390, which produces MPSRRLLSPPAPAHHPTNHILPPLAGGLTAAFSCLLLLVLCFRRISKKRTAPSASDTDSKKPPLRLSYSLLRRATSNFSPSLRLGQGGFGSVYRAEFKPGYYFVKDSGFTLSHGAVKLMDSGSLQGEREFQNELLFSSKIDCKYVVSVVGFSSSPKKRRMLLVYELMESGSLQDCLFHKKSEELKNWDKRFMIALNIAKGLEYLHHYCDPPIIHGDIKPSNILLDASFNARIGDFGLARFKAEDNVIVEGEVKKEGNLGNGLDDNGSMVEETESVITTSGFEEGNNLHNLAGVDSTPESVIVRVEASPEAVSVVEMSPEMEAAPVVSPRTVAAMASPSDGLEKTSVSEGNFDRFSADSGCERSGWKKKKKKSVSGKDWWWKQDTGADGESGKVKDYVMEWIGNEIKKERPKSDWIGASSSSRVVGKMEKKKKKRRQLDWWVSLDDEKNVKKERRRPAREWWKEEYCEELERKKKKKKKKQAQGSMSDDCYNENWWPRDDELYADGKKKRSRSRSRSRGGSRGSMDWWLDGISGELWKARKNSYDSVSGEIPKSGGVSSTPSMRGTVCYIAPEYGGGADVSEKCDVYSFGVLLLVLIAGRRPLQVTGSPMSEFQRANLLSWARHLARAGKLLDLVDKNIQSFNKEQALLCITVALLCLQKSPTRRPSMKDVVGMLTGDVVSPQLPVEFSPSPPSRYPFKSHKKVR; this is translated from the coding sequence ATGCCCTCCCGCCGCCTCCTCTCTCCTCCGGCGCCGGCCCACCACCCGACCAACCACATCCTGCCGCCCCTCGCCGGCGGATTGACGGCGGCTTTTTCGTGCCTCCTCCTCCTGGTCCTCTGCTTCCGCAGAATCAGCAAGAAACGCACCGCCCCTTCCGCCTCCGACACCGACTCCAAGAAACCCCCTCTGCGCCTCTCCTACTCCCTCCTCCGCCGCGCCACTTCCAATTTCTCCCCCTCCCTCCGCCTGGGCCAGGGCGGCTTCGGCTCCGTCTACCGCGCCGAGTTCAAGCCGGGCTACTACTTCGTTAAAGATTCGGGATTTACTCTATCCCATGGCGCTGTCAAGCTCATGGATTCGGGGTCTTTGCAAGGTGAGCGTGAGTTTCAGAATGAATTGCTTTTTTCTTCCAAGATCGACTGTAAATATGTTGTTTCCGTTGTGGGTTTCTCCTCGAGCCCCAAGAAACGTCGGATGCTTTTAGTTTATGAGCTTATGGAGAGCGGTAGCTTGCAAGATTGTCTTTTTCATAAGAAGAGCGAGGAGTTGAAAAATTGGGATAAGAGGTTTATGATTGCTCTTAATATAGCAAAGGGGTTAGAGTATCTCCACCATTATTGCGATCCGCCGATCATTCATGGCGATATTAAGCCCAGTAATATTCTGTTAGATGCTAGTTTTAATGCCAGGATTGGTGATTTTGGGTTAGCGAGGTTCAAGGCCGAGGATAATGTTATTGTGGAAGGTGAGGTGAAGAAGGAGGGCAATTTGGGGAATGGGCTGGATGATAATGGATCCATGGTGGAGGAGACGGAGAGTGTGATCACCACAAGTGGGTTCGAGGAAGGTAATAATCTGCATAATCTGGCTGGTGTTGATAGCACACCTGAAAGTGTGATTGTTAGAGTTGAGGCCTCGCCTGAGGCAGTTTCGGTGGTGGAGATGTCGCCGGAGATGGAAGCAGCTCCTGTGGTTTCTCCTAGGACAGTAGCTGCAATGGCTTCACCTTCTGATGGATTGGAAAAGACTAGTGTCTCCGAGGGGAACTTTGATAGGTTTAGCGCTGACAGCGGGTGTGAAAGGAGTGggtggaagaagaagaaaaagaagagcgTTTCAGGGAAAGATTGGTGGTGGAAGCAAGATACGGGAGCGGACGGGGAGTCGGGCAAGGTTAAGGATTATGTGATGGAGTGGATAGGGAATGAGATCAAGAAGGAGAGGCCGAAAAGTGACTGGATTGGGGCATCATCGAGTTCTAGGGTtgtggggaagatggaaaagaagaagaagaaacgaaGGCAGTTAGACTGGTGGGTCTCGTTGGATGATGAAAAGAATGTGAAGAAAGAAAGGAGAAGGCCTGCGAGGGAGTGGTGGAAGGAGGAGTACTGTGAAGAGTTGGAgaggaagaaaaagaagaagaagaagaaacaagCTCAAGGGTCCATGAGTGATGATTGTTATAACGAAAATTGGTGGCCGAGGGATGATGAGCTGTATGCTGATGGAAAGAAGAAAAGGAGCCGGAGCAGGAGTAGAAGCAGGGGTGGTAGTAGGGGAAGCATGGACTGGTGGTTGGATGGTATCAGCGGTGAGCTTTGGAAAGCGAGGAAGAATAGCTACGACTCTGTTAGTGGGGAGATACCCAAGAGTGGTGGTGTTAGTAGCACACCAAGTATGAGAGGAACTGTATGCTACATTGCACCAGAGTATGGCGGTGGTGCTGATGTATCTGAGAAGTGTGACGTCTATAGTTTTGGGGTTCTGTTATTAGTTCTGATCGCTGGACGTAGACCACTTCAGGTGACAGGGTCCCCAATGTCGGAGTTCCAGAGAGCCAATCTGCTGTCATGGGCACGGCATCTTGCTCGTGCTGGGAAGCTTCTTGATCTGGTTGATAAGAATATTCAGTCTTTTAATAAAGAGCAAGCCTTGCTATGCATCACAGTGGCGCTTCTGTGCCTGCAGAAATCACCTACCCGTCGGCCTTCAATGAAAGATGTAGTGGGGATGCTGACTGGAGACGTAGTGTCCCCTCAGCTACCGGTT